The genomic DNA AAGTCCCCGACCCATTGGTTGACGCATCCGCTGGTGACGGCGCCCGGTCGCGTGACTTCCTTGAGCCGCAGCAGGTCGACACCCGAGATAGCCGGCTCTTCACTGCCGGCGTTCACCAGGGCCATGCGTGCAACGCGCTCGGGAAACAGCGCGGCGTATCGCCCGCCAAGCCGGGTCGCCTGCGCAATGCCGAGGAAGTTGAGCTGCGCGTCTCCCAGTTGTGCGCGCACAAAATCCATGTCCCTCGCGGCCTGCTCGGCCGAGTTGTCTTGAGTGAGGTCGCGCACGCTTAGCTCGATCACGTCATAACGGTTGGCCAGCGTGCGATAGGCTGGTGTGGCGTAAGACTCCCAGCGGCTGGCCAGATCGACGGCGAACGCCGCGCCCTGGCCGCGTTGCGGCTCACCGGCCTGGATAAACACCACGCCTTCGCGGTTCAGCGGCTGCCGGGCGCCCACACGGATCAGGGTCAGGCGCAGGCTGCCGCGCGTCGGGGCCGCATGGTCGCGCGGCACGCGCACGGTGCCGCATTGGGTTCGGTCAAGCACTTCGGGGTCCGGACGCGCCACCGCGGGAAAGGGGCAGTCCAGCAGCCAGTCAATTGCGCTCGATGTGATCAGAGGCTCGGCAAAGCCCAGGCTTGCGCTCAGCCAGAGGCACGCGCACGCCAGGCCTTTTACAAGAACGCTGGGTTTCATCAGGAGGTTCCGGGCAGCCGTTTGAGGACGGCTTTTTACCAAGGACCCGGGGTCAAGGAATGTAGGGCAAGTAAACGCTTTGTGTAAGGAAATGGAGTTTCGTGATCAGATATCTGCTTTCCAGCCGCCGCCCAACGCCTTGTACAGAGCAATGCTTGCTTGCAGCCGCGCAAGCCGCAGTTGTACGTCCAGGTCCTGGGCCGCGTAGAGCGTGCGTTGGGTTTCGAGCACGGTCAGCAAGTCTTCGGCCCCGGCCTGGTAGCGGCTTTCGGCGATTTGAAAGGCGGTCCGGGCTTGTTGCAGCTCCTCGGCTTGCCATTGGCGCTGCTCGTCCAGGCGCGTGATGCTGCTGAGGGATTTTTCCACGTCGGCAAAACCG from Pseudomonas tolaasii NCPPB 2192 includes the following:
- a CDS encoding alpha/beta fold hydrolase, translating into MKPSVLVKGLACACLWLSASLGFAEPLITSSAIDWLLDCPFPAVARPDPEVLDRTQCGTVRVPRDHAAPTRGSLRLTLIRVGARQPLNREGVVFIQAGEPQRGQGAAFAVDLASRWESYATPAYRTLANRYDVIELSVRDLTQDNSAEQAARDMDFVRAQLGDAQLNFLGIAQATRLGGRYAALFPERVARMALVNAGSEEPAISGVDLLRLKEVTRPGAVTSGCVNQWVGDFLVFGKQPPVSTRCLDRGAWE